The genome window ttaaagtaaatcaattacaattataataggaattcttggtgtgtaaggaaagtaagtcaatatccacaagtcacgccaacaatTGATGCTTTCGGGTCATCAATCAGCTGGAAgaaagtattttattttctagttGTGCAGGATCATTGATCCGGATAAATATACTATCTATGATGATTATGTTGCCACAGCTGAAAAGTACTTCAATCTGCGTAATATTTCGGAAAAGGTCAAAAAGAAGAACTAGAGTGAAAAGTTTAACAATATTTTCATAGAATTAAGTTGTAGGACTAAGATCCTTATCTGAACGAGTGGGGGATGGgagaatttttatttctttcaatGTTTACCGATGATTTTCCTTTCGCCGCAAAACATGCATTCGCAACAGTTAGCGACGGTTTTTACAGTCGAAAAAGAAGTTTTAGTACTAAAGAACGAAAACCGTCGGAAAAGCTTCAAATTCGTCATTTTAAACAAGTCTGCGCTTCTGCTTCTGTTTCTCAAAAGACAGATATCTCCTTTTGCTTAAAATACAATAGGCAATTTAGCAAACCATGAAAGAAGCTTTTATTTCTCATTTGTCTGTTGCTATATCTGTAATCAACATGGGGTCTGATGTTATATATGTAACTCCACAAACAACTCTAAGAACAATTGTGAACCAAgtggagttttttttataaagaacaaaagataaaaaagaaagaaataaggtCCACAAAGTGATAGAAATATAATCGGTGGAATCTTATTAAAATAGTGGTTACAAACAATTGAGAAATATATGGGTCatattctttttcctttgataTAAAATTCCTTAATTGGCAGCTTATTTAGGTCTCAACTCAAAAGTAAAGTTGTGATACTTAATTTAGCAAGTTGGTGTCTATCTCTATCGAACCATAGTCTTCAATCAATCAAAGGGCCTCaacttgaaagaaaataagaatattACAAAAGTCAACTGGGAATTTTCATTAGATTTTAATTACCAATTTACCATGAATGCGAAGCTACCTCTGCTTTTATACAGAACGAAATATTACGATATTCACAAATGAATATCAGATCGTTTATACAGAATGATCTATGCATGGCTCATGCTCTAAGTTAAATAGGAATGTTATGACAATAGAagtcatatatatatgcatggcTCATGCTCTAAATTTTGTAAGCATCCTGCTATATATAAAAGCAAATAGATGTTGTTGTGGGAACCAACATTTTATCTTTGTGGTTGTAATTGCAATAACAAAGTAAATTTCTTACTTGagatgaaaggaaaaatggtgttttgttgttttgaatGTTTGGAACAGAATCTGATTTTTTGAAGCATATGTTAATTGTAGTACGGGCAAAACTCCATGCGTCCCAGCCCCCAAATTTTGAGAgagataaatatatatttatgcaGAAATTCTCCTATGCAGACATCCGGACGTTATTAtatgttatgaaaaatatagttttcctttttcgtaaagccaaatacaaaaatttatattatgaataacatataaataaattggaaaactTTTAAGGtataataaaattgaagaaaaacaaattaataggtaagtaaaagcaaaataaataataagtaagaagGTGAGCTTGGTACGGTGAAACACGTCAAAGACTCTgttctaaattttttgtagcctccctacgtgcaagtactgacggtctacaagactctAAGATACGACTCCTTGTACACAAATtcaagatccgctatgagTACGTTCATAGACGGATATAAGTAtccaagtcacataaccattgcccaaaataataatataaatagagAAAGTATATAAAAGTAGAATAAGAGTGAATCATATTGTGGTGGTGATTGTGgtatgtgatattctgatggtgtattgttgttgttcaaatgtgaaggagaaGTGGCCTTTTATAAGTATCCAATAACACGTAACCTTCATCACATTGAACCataaaattaaggcattcaatatataaataatacctgaaaattaaatatgtataacccccataataaataaaataaaacagccaaaataattaaataaataaaaacggttaaatttttaaaacctttgaAAATTCCAAcattatttatcaaaaatagccaaaactTGACCcttaatttcaaaaatgtcagtttttgtaaaaaaatttaactatagCAGAAAACTCACCTAAATAGATACAAATGCCCTCAAATTTAAAGCCTACATAAGCCAACAAGAAAATAAgtcattaatttcttatgGTAATTAAGCTTAATTAATTCGCCCGGAGCCCATGCCAAGGGACTCTCTTTCTTGACTAAGCAAACCTGTTTGAAACAGTCCCCTATCAATACATGCCATCCATGCTACTGATTAAACGCAAAAAAATGGGGTAGGAAACTTGGAAGTGGCAAGAATAGGAGACTTTGAGAATCTATATATACTCTTCAAATGGAAGAGCTTTGCATTGTGCATTCTTACTTTGAAATTTGAGTCAATTTgattgaagaaacaaaatcaagCACAAAAATGGCAAGCCACCAAAATCAGGATTTGAGTCACAACGCAGGCGAGTTGACTGGTCAAGCTCAGGCAAGTTATAACTGtgattaattttgtaataataTGAAATTAGGGTTGGTGTTTTGTAATCAAAATTTCATGCCATCAAGTAAATCcatgtttaaaatatatatatattttcctgaTCTAGTTAACTTGTGCAGGTAAAAAAAGACGAGTTTCTAAACCAGGCATCAAATGCATCTCAGTCTATCCAGAACAAGGCATCAAATGCATCTCAATCTACCCAGAACAAGGCATCAAATGCATCTCACACTGCCCAAGACATCAAGGACCAAGCCACCCATCTCCTTCAACAGGCAATCACTTCCTCAATTTCCTTATTATTTCAATGATTTTTGTccttaaatatatatagtataaGAAGTTACCCAGAATTTAATCAAACATGTAAGCCAATTCAATTAGTATCATCTCATTACTCTAATTAGTGAGAAAAAAACTTAGTCCAATCAACCTCACTCTATGATTATCTTTCAGTACTCCAAATTcactttttattatattaaaacaTTCATCTAATGTAAATGTGGGTTAGGTAGTCAAGGTAGTATGTATGTCCTTTTGCACTTGAGTTCGATTCATTCTCCAtgcattaaaataatttaaaatatcattCTTGTCAAAAACATTAACGtaataaatacaaaatgacAAACTGGGAATGTGATGAATATAACTATAttcttgtatatatatgtatgttacAAGTGTGTTTGATTGCAGACAAGTGAGCAAGTGAAAAACATGGCTCAAGGAGCAGCTGAAGCGGTTAAGAGCACTTTGGGAATGAACAATCCAAACG of Prunus dulcis unplaced genomic scaffold, ALMONDv2, whole genome shotgun sequence contains these proteins:
- the LOC117613740 gene encoding late embryogenesis abundant protein Dc3-like, which gives rise to MASHQNQDLSHNAGELTGQAQVKKDEFLNQASNASQSIQNKASNASQSTQNKASNASHTAQDIKDQATHLLQQTSEQVKNMAQGAAEAVKSTLGMNNPNDPNSNPSNANMNPSINPINPINPSNPSINTNNPRI